The DNA region CTCTCAACTTTCTATCAGCCATCAGCTATCTGCTATCTGCTCTCTTTATATATCCCCTAAATCTTCTGTCAAAGTCGTATCTTAAAAGCCGAACTTTGCGGCCGCAGTTAACACATTTGAGCCCGATATCCATCCCGAGTTTGGTCACTTCCCACTCATTCGCGCCGCAAGGATGGGGTTTTTTAAGTTTTACAACATCTCCTATTTTTATGGGCACAACTTCAACCATATATCCATCCTCTTGAAATGCTTTTAACTAAGCTATTCTCTCACGTTACCCTCAAATATTTCAACTTGACCATAATACTCCAACAACACACCCAAAATCAGATATTTTTCAACAATTACCGCCATTTGGACATCAATAGTTTAATGTGCTTTATCGCTATTCAAAATATGGATAGACTTTGGATTAATAGAGAGGGAAAGCATGTCTCCAAGTTTAAGATGACGCCCATGAGAATTTTGTACCTCCATTAAAAAAGAAAGATTGTTGACTCGACAAGTTAACCTCGTGTTGGCTCCAAGATAAACAATATTATCAACTGTTGCTGAAAAGATATCTTCCGCCACCGATTCCCCTGGATTAATAACCTTAATGGCTTCGGGACGCACCATTAAATTACATCGTTCACCAGATTTTATGGGTATTCGATGACAACACGATATAGAAAGTAACCCAAGTTCCGTATCAATTTGATGATTCGCGTTTTTAACTGATCCCGTGCAAGTTCCCTCAAAAAAATTTGCCGCGCCTATGAACTCGGCCACAAAACGGGTTTTAGGCTCTTCATAAATTTGCACGGGCGTTCCAACTTGCTCAATAACACCCTGGTTCATAACCACTATCCGATCGGAAATAACCAATGCCTCTTCTTGATCGTGGGTTACATAAATAGCCGTAATCCCCAGCATCTTCTGCAATCTTTTTATTTCCAAACGCATCTCTATACGCAACTTGGCGTCGAGATTGCTGAGTGGTTCGTCAAAAAGTAATATCTCCGGCTCGACGATTATAGCTCGGCCCAATGCAACCCGTTGCTGTTGTCCGCCAGATAAAGCTTTGGGATATCTATCGGAAAGACCTTCAATACGAAGCATGCACAAAATCTCTTTAATCTTCTTTTGAATATCTTTTGCAGGGAACTTGCGCACACGTAGTCCAAAAGCCAAGTTCTCATAGACGGTTTTATGGGGGAAAAGAGCATAATTTTGAAACACCATCACGGTGTTTCTTTCTGATGCCGATACATTGTTAAGCAGCTTATTGTTCATATAAATATTCCCTTTATCAGGGCTACAAAAACCAGAAATAATTCGCAGAGTAGTCGTCTTGCCACATCCGGAGGGACCAAGCAGCGAGACAAGTTCCCCTTTTTGCACAGTTAGCTCAATATCATCCAATGCTACCGTCTCTCCAAATTTTTTTGACACATTTTGCAATATAAGAGCCACTTTTCCTCCTTACAATCGTTCATATTGTTCAATTTTGCCAAATTTATTGATAACAGCTAAGCAAATTGTCACTATCACGATAAGCAAAGTTGAAAGCGCGGCGGCGGCACCAATATTGCCAGTATGAGCCTCTTTAAATATGGAGACAGCCATCAACTTGGTTCCTGGTCGCAATAAGAAAATAACAG from Candidatus Oleimmundimicrobium sp. includes:
- a CDS encoding DUF951 domain-containing protein gives rise to the protein MVEVVPIKIGDVVKLKKPHPCGANEWEVTKLGMDIGLKCVNCGRKVRLLRYDFDRRFRGYIKRADSR
- a CDS encoding ABC transporter ATP-binding protein; its protein translation is MALILQNVSKKFGETVALDDIELTVQKGELVSLLGPSGCGKTTTLRIISGFCSPDKGNIYMNNKLLNNVSASERNTVMVFQNYALFPHKTVYENLAFGLRVRKFPAKDIQKKIKEILCMLRIEGLSDRYPKALSGGQQQRVALGRAIIVEPEILLFDEPLSNLDAKLRIEMRLEIKRLQKMLGITAIYVTHDQEEALVISDRIVVMNQGVIEQVGTPVQIYEEPKTRFVAEFIGAANFFEGTCTGSVKNANHQIDTELGLLSISCCHRIPIKSGERCNLMVRPEAIKVINPGESVAEDIFSATVDNIVYLGANTRLTCRVNNLSFLMEVQNSHGRHLKLGDMLSLSINPKSIHILNSDKAH